In Camelina sativa cultivar DH55 chromosome 16, Cs, whole genome shotgun sequence, a single window of DNA contains:
- the LOC104750104 gene encoding ABC transporter G family member 3-like: MEEIQSQSDLYRSSSSSASSPTSRVPSSHFFYVRKPGSLRQPISFEDSPEWEDTPDVDSRMEDEAGGGDSINYATTTTPISPSLSKMNSGSMASSPPPVPEGGGAAVVVRKIAGASIAWKDLTVTMKGKRKYSDKVVKSSNGYAFPGTMTVIMGPAKSGKSTLLRALAGRLPPSAKMYGEVFVNGSKSHMPYGSYGFVERETQLIGSLTVREFLYYSALLQLPGFLFQKRSVVEDAIQAMSLSDYANKLIGGHCYMKGLRSGERRRVSIARELVMRPHILFIDEPLYHLDSVSALLMMVTLKKLASMGCTLVFTIYQSSTEVFGLFDRICLLSNGNTLFFGETLACLQHFSNAGFPCPIMQSPSDHFLRAINTDFDRIIAMCKNWQDDNGDFSAVNMDTAVAIRTLEATYKSSADADSVEAMISKLTEREGTQLKSKGQAGAATRVAVLTWRSLLVMSREWEYYWLRLILYMILTLSIGTLYSGLGHSLSSVATRVAAVFVFVSFASLLGIAGIPSLLKEIKIYRSEASNQHSGAFVFLLGQFLGSIPFLFLMSISSSLVFYFMVGLRDDFSLLMYFVLNFFMCLLVNEGLMLSIACIWRDVYWSTLTLISVHVIMMLSSGHFRIRNALPKPVWTYPFSYISFHTYSIEGLLENEYLGEVFAVGEVRSISGYQAIQGNYQISPDTNSKWRNMLVLLAMAFGYRLLVYVLLRFGLNKNVSGRLLLSHKKNNSSR; the protein is encoded by the exons ATGGAGGAGATACAGTCTCAATCAGATTTATACCGTTCATCTTCGTCATCTGCAAGTAGTCCAACAAGTAGAGTCCCATCAAGTCACTTTTTCTATGTAAGAAAACCTGGTTCTCTTCGACAACCTATATCCTTTGAGGATTCTCCTGAGTGGGAAGACACACCTGATGTTGATTCAAGAATGGAAGATGAAGCTGGTGGTGGTGATTCTATTAACTAtgctacaacaacaacacctaTTTCTCCTTCGCTGTCGAAGATGAATAGCGGATCAAtggcttcttctcctcctcctgtCCCTGAAGGTGGAGGAGCGGCTGTTGTTGTTAGGAAAATTGCTGGTGCTTCTATTGCTTGGAAAGATTTGACTGTTACTATGAAAGGGAAGAGGAAATATTCTGACAAAGTTGTTAAGAGTTCGAATGGTTATGCTTTCCCCGGGACTATGACGGTTATTATGGGTCCTGCTAAGTCTGGGAAGTCTACTCTATTGAGAGCACTTGCTG GAAGATTGCCACCTTCAGCAAAAATGTACGGTGAGGTGTTTGTGAATGGTTCAAAATCACATATGCCTTATGGATCATAC GGGTTTGTTGAGAGGGAAACACAACTGATTGGATCGCTTACAGTTCGTGAATTCCTATACTATTCAGCGCTGCTTCAGCTTCCAGGTTTCCTCTTTCAGAAAAGGAGTGTTGTGGAAGATGCTATCCAGGCAATGTCTCTGAGTGATTATGCAAACAAATTGATTGGTGGTCACTGTTACATGAAGGGACTCCGAAGTGGTGAAAGAAGACGTGTGTCTATTGCTCGTGAACTTGTGATGCGACCACATATCTTATTCATTGATGAGCCTCTTTATCATCTTGACAG TGTTTCAGCACTGCTTATGATGGTGACGCTAAAAAAGCTTGCAAGTATGGGATGTACACTTGTATTCACGATTTATCAAAGCAGCACTGAagtgtttggtttgtttgatagAATCTGCCTTCTATCAAATGGAAACACACTCTTCTTTGGAGAGACACTGGCTTGCTtacaa CACTTTTCAAATGCTGGATTCCCATGCCCGATTATGCAAAGTCCATCAGATCATTTTTTGCGGGCTATTAACACAGATTTCGATAGGATTATTGCAATGTGCAAAAACTGGCAG GACGATAATGGGGACTTTTCAGCAGTGAATATGGATACTGCTGTTGCTATTCGGACTCTCGAGGCTACTTATAAATCATCTGCAGATGCTGATTCCGTCGAGGCTATGATATCTAAACTTACCGAAAGG GAGGGTACACAGCTTAAATCCAAGGGACAAGCCGGTGCTGCTACACGTGTTGCAGTGCTCACTTGGAGATCGCTTCTAGTTATGTCGAGGGAATGGGAATACTATTGGCTCCGACTTATTCTTTACATGATTCTTACACTTAGTATTGGCACATTATATTCTGGCTTAGGTCATTCTTTGTCTTCTGTTGCA ACAAGAGTTGCtgctgtgtttgtttttgtctccTTTGCCTCACTATTGGGAATAGCTGGAATACCTTCACTTTTAAAAGAGATCAAG ATATATAGAAGTGAAGCATCGAACCAGCATTCGGGTGCTTTTGTCTTCTTACTAGGGCAGTTTCTGGGAAGCATACCGTTCTTGTTTCTAATGTCCATTTCCTCAAGTCTTGTGTTCTACTTCATGGTCGGGTTAAGAGACGATTTCAGCTTGTTGATGTACTTTGTGCTCAACTTCTTCATGTGCCTTTTAGTGAACGAAGGATTGATGCTCTCCATTGCTTGCATTTGGCGAGATGTTTACTGGAGCACATTGACTCTCATCTCTGTACAC GTGATCATGATGCTCTCTTCAGGTCACTTTAGAATCCGTAACGCTCTACCAAAACCCGTCTGGACTTACCCGTTCTCTTACATCTCGTTCCACACTTACTCCATCGAG GGTCTTTTAGAGAACGAGTACCTCGGGGAAGTGTTTGCGGTTGGAGAAGTGAGGAGTATATCGGGCTACCAGGCGATCCAAGGAAACTACCAGATATCTCCAGACACAAACTCCAAATGGCGGAACATGCTTGTGCTGTTGGCTATGGCTTTTGGCTACCgtcttcttgtttatgttttactaCGTTTTGGCCTAAACAAGAACGTGTCTGGTCGTTTACTGCTTAGTCATAAGAAAAATAACAGTTCTAGGTAG
- the LOC104750106 gene encoding indole-3-acetic acid-induced protein ARG7-like, whose protein sequence is MARQRMITIEPSKKKKGGIVKLKNVVERLVQIKGFSSAKKPCSVEYGRDSVPKDVKEGHFAVIAVDGYHEPTQRFVVPLIFLEHPMFRKLLERAEEEYGFDHHGALMVPCQPSHLQMILTEQWS, encoded by the coding sequence ATGGCCAGGCAAAGAATGATTACAATTGAGCcgtcaaagaagaaaaagggagGAATTGTGAAGCTCAAGAATGTTGTAGAGAGATTGGTGCAGATCAAAGGCTTTTCCTCGGCAAAGAAACCGTGTTCTGTAGAATACGGTCGTGATTCTGTCCCAAAAGATGTGAAGGAAGGTCATTTCGCGGTGATAGCCGTCGATGGGTATCATGAGCCTACACAGAGATTCGTTGTCCCGTTGATATTTCTGGAACATCCTATGTTCCGTAAGCTTCTAGAACGAGCAGAGGAGGAATACGGGTTCGACCACCACGGAGCCCTGATGGTACCTTGCCAACCAAGCCACCTCCAGATGATATTGACCGAGCAATGGAGTTAA
- the LOC104753460 gene encoding heavy metal-associated isoprenylated plant protein 3-like, with protein sequence MYCSQLVAVTTVVLKLNCSCDGCIKRIYKTIRNTKGVYQVKMDKEKETVTVMGAMDVKNVTEDVKRKLKKTVHVVPEKKKKEKDNAEGITKVGSPFLPCYGCTHGFGPYRFPEGPMTGFFSEEDQSFCSVM encoded by the exons ATGTACTGTAGCCAACTA GTTGCTGTGACTACAGTGGTACTGAAGCTGAATTGCTCATGTGATGGCTGTATCAAGAGGATTTACAAGACTATCCGTAACACCAAAG GAGTGTATCAGGTCAAAATGGACAAGGAGAAGGAAACGGTAACAGTCATGGGGGCGATGGATGTTAAGAATGTGACAGAGGATGTGAAACGTAAGCTGAAGAAAACAGTCCACGTCGTgcctgagaagaagaagaaagagaaagacaatGCAGAGGGAATCACCAAAGTCGGGTCTCCGTTTCTACCTTGTTATGGTTGCACTCATGGGTTTGGGCCTTACCGGTTCCCAGAAGGCCCAATGACTGGTTTTTTCAGTGAGGAGGATCAGAGCTTTTGCAGCGTTATGTGA
- the LOC104750105 gene encoding UDP-glycosyltransferase 86A2-like has product MADVKNPKNHNHHHLHALLIPYPFQGHVNPFVQLAIKLASQGITVTFVNTHYIHHQITNGSDGDIFAGVRSESGLDIRYATVSDGLPVGFDRSLNHDTYQSSLLHVFYAHVEELVASLVGRDGGVNVMIADTFFVWPSVVARKFGLVCVSFWTEAALVFSLYYHLDLLRVHGHFGAQETRDDLIDYIPGVAAINPKDTASYLQETDTSSVVHQIIFKAFEDVKKVDFVLCNTIQQFEDKTIKALNSKIPFYAVGPIIPFNLQSGSSSVTTSLWSESDCTQWLNTKPKSSVLYVSFGSYAHVTKKDLVEIAHGILQSKVNFVWVVRPDIVSSDETNPLPEGFQTEAGDRGIVIPWCCQMTVLSHESVGGFLTHCGWNSILETIWCEVPVLCFPLLTDQVTNRKLVVDDWEIGINLCEDRSDFGRDEVGRNINRLMCGVSKEKIGRVKMSLEGAVRNSGSSSEMNLGLFIDGLMAKVGLSNGKA; this is encoded by the exons ATGGCGGAcgttaaaaaccctaaaaatcataatcatcatcatcttcatgctCTCCTGATCCCATATCCGTTTCAAGGACATGTAAACCCGTTTGTACAGTTAGCCATCAAGCTAGCGTCACAAGGGATCACCGTCACATTCGTCAACACTCATTACATCCACCACCAGATCACAAACGGCTCCGATGGAGATATTTTCGCCGGAGTTAGGTCTGAGTCTGGCCTTGACATAAGGTACGCGACGGTTTCCGATGGTTTACCGGTGGGGTTTGACCGGTCGTTGAACCATGACACGTACCAGTCGTCTCTGTTGCACGTGTTCTACGCGCATGTGGAAGAGCTTGTGGCGAGTCTTGTCGGAAGAGACGGCGGTGTGAATGTGATGATCGCCGACACGTTCTTTGTGTGGCCGTCGGTGGTTGCGAggaagtttggtttggtttgtgtctCGTTTTGGACCGAAGCTGCTTTAGTTTTCTCGCTTTATTACCATCTGGATCTGCTTCGGGTTCATGGCCATTTTGGTGCTCAAG AAACCCGCGACGATCTGATAGACTACATTCCCGGAGTGGCCGCGATAAACCCAAAAGACACGGCGTCGTATCTTCAAGAAACAGATACTTCTTCAGTAGTTCATCAAATCATATTCAAAGCATTTGAAGACGTTAAAAAAGTCGACTTTGTACTCTGCAACACGATCCAACAATTCGAAGACAAAACAATCAAAGCACTCAACTCAAAGATCCCATTTTACGCAGTCGGACCAATCATCCCGTTCAATCTCCAGTCAGGTTCTTCTTCAGTCACAACATCACTCTGGTCTGAATCAGATTGCACACAATGGCTCAACACTAAACCAAAAAGCTCAGTCCTTTACGTATCATTCGGTAGTTACGCTCACGTGACCAAAAAGGATCTTGTCGAGATAGCTCACGGGATATTACAGAGCAAAGTCAATTTCGTTTGGGTGGTTAGACCAGACATTGTCAGTTCAGACGAGACGAACCCATTACCGGAAGGGTTCCAGACAGAAGCTGGAGACCGTGGGATTGTGATACCATGGTGTTGTCAGATGACGGTTCTGTCACATGAGAGTGTTGGTGGGTTTTTAACACATTGTGGTTGGAACTCGATACTGGAGACGATTTGGTGTGAGGTTCCTGTGTTGTGTTTCCCGTTGTTGACTGATCAGGTTACGAATAGGAAGCTTGTGGTTGATGATTGGGAGATTGGGATCAATCTTTGTGAAGATCGGAGTGATTTTGGGAGAGATGAGGTTGGGAGGAATATTAACCGTTTGATGTGTGGGGTTTCTAAGGAGAAGATCGGACGGGTGAAAATGAGTTTGGAAGGTGCGGTGAGGAACAGTGGATCATCCTCGGAGATGAACTTGggtttgtttattgatggtCTTATGGCTAAGGTTGGTTTATCTAATGGGAAAGcgtaa